In one Actinomyces trachealis genomic region, the following are encoded:
- a CDS encoding TIGR00730 family Rossman fold protein produces MSTRETYRKGPVLLRGTQIPSTTTDARLLARPGQNAWLHADPWRVLRIQAEFVEGFGALAEIGSAISVFGSARTKPEDPDYAVAERIGAGLARAGYGVITGGGPGMMEAANKGAQQAGGLSVGLGIELPHEQGMNDYVDLGVHFRYFFARKTMFLKYSDGFVVMPGGFGTLDELFEAITLVQTQKVSHFPIVLVGREFWGGLVAWIESVLVERGVISAGDRELLHVVDTAEETVQVVVSRARSMRAAEAAASGQPASSPTVGSSDADS; encoded by the coding sequence ATGTCCACACGCGAGACCTACCGCAAGGGGCCGGTGCTGCTGCGCGGCACCCAGATCCCCTCAACCACCACCGATGCCCGCCTCTTGGCCCGCCCCGGCCAGAACGCCTGGCTCCACGCTGACCCCTGGCGGGTGCTGCGCATTCAGGCTGAGTTTGTGGAGGGGTTTGGTGCGCTCGCAGAGATCGGCTCTGCCATCTCCGTGTTCGGCTCCGCCCGGACCAAGCCGGAGGACCCGGACTACGCCGTTGCCGAGCGGATTGGTGCCGGGCTGGCGCGTGCTGGCTACGGCGTGATTACCGGTGGTGGCCCCGGCATGATGGAGGCCGCCAACAAGGGGGCGCAGCAGGCCGGTGGGCTCAGCGTGGGCCTGGGCATCGAGCTGCCCCACGAGCAGGGTATGAACGACTACGTGGACCTGGGCGTCCACTTCCGCTACTTCTTTGCCCGCAAGACCATGTTCCTGAAGTACTCCGACGGCTTCGTGGTGATGCCTGGTGGCTTCGGCACGCTGGATGAACTCTTTGAAGCGATCACCTTGGTGCAGACGCAGAAGGTCTCCCACTTTCCGATCGTCCTGGTGGGTCGAGAGTTCTGGGGTGGCCTGGTGGCCTGGATTGAGAGTGTGCTCGTTGAGCGGGGGGTTATCTCCGCAGGGGACCGGGAACTGTTGCACGTGGTGGACACTGCCGAGGAGACCGTGCAGGTGGTGGTGTCCCGCGCCCGGTCCATGCGTGCGGCTGAGGCAGCTGCCTCGGGTCAGCCAGCGTCCAGCCCCACTGTCGGCTCCTCCGACGCCGACAGCTGA